The following DNA comes from Poecilia reticulata strain Guanapo linkage group LG16, Guppy_female_1.0+MT, whole genome shotgun sequence.
CAGAATCCACAGAGATCGTCTGACGCCtccctcctggttctgatccagttctgCGCTGTCTCTGCTTCCAGGATACTTCTACTCGCAGGACGTGGGCCAGATCTGGCGGGTGGCCGAGGCGCTGGAGGTGGGCATGGTGGGGGTCAACGAGGGCCTCCTGTCCGCCGCCGAGGCCGCTTTCGGTGGGGTCAAGCAGTCCGGCCTGGGCCGGGAGGGATCCAAGTACGGCATCGACGAGTACCTGGAGGTCAAGTACATGTGCTTCGGAGGCCTGAAACCCTGAACCGGGCCGGAGCTGGTACCGGCACCGGAGACGGGGAGGAGCGAGAGCTGCTGATCAACATGACCCAGGAAGCTTCCCAACCCTGCAGCATGTCTGCTACCATCATTAATAATTATAATCATTTAAATTTCTAgtggactttttaaaacattcaggaaCAAATATATAGTAAATATAagacaaatgtaaaatttttaaaataatgacctaAATACCAggattaataattaaatgtagAAACACTAAAATCACCAGgattgaaaatagttttttaaaatcattgttgtttttttctatattacatcatttcctgtctgatctGCTGCCTGGTTCCACTAATTAAAGGTTCAGTGTGATGAACACTGCCACCTGGTGGTCAGGGAAGGTACTGCAGCCATCAGGTTTAATGGCCCCATTTCCTCAGACTCGGCATGTTAAACGTGGTTTTGTAATTTCTGACCCAAAGTGATTTTTTGTTATTCCCTCAATTATTGTGGAGGGACTAAGCTCCGCCCACTTTTACCCAAACCTCCAGAACCCCTTGCCTGATGCAGTCGGGCAACAAAGTGCAGAAAAAACCGAAGTTGAAGTTTCATGTTGACTTTAATCTGATGGATTTTGGATGAATCCAGAATCTGGGTTCCTGCTGGAACCGGGTCGGTTCTGCTGCAGATGGAGTTCTGTGGGTTTGTTGGATGTTGGGTTAGTGTCTCGGATTATTCTGGAAAACTTTGGATGTTTGTACGTTTGatctgaaataaactgattcatgttttatttgttcagctCCTGAAACTTTGACCATCAGAGGAAATTAAAGTGGTTCAGTTAAATCACGAGGCGTGAAGCGACATGGAGCTGGTTCTGCTGAGACGTTTGGGTTCACCAGGACGCTAAACAATCCCAGCtgggtccggttctggttctgatggttcaaAACGAGCAGCGACACTAAAGGAACAGAACCCGGATGAACAGAACCTGAACTCGTCCTggtgctgccccctgcaggccaaGTCTTTGCTTCATGAATGAATCCTCTGAACCAAACGTGCCGCCACCAGGAGGCGCCGTCCAGACTTCCTCACTGTCCCCCCGGACTTCCTGTCTTCACCCGAAGGCGTTCCCGTTGCGCGCGGCCCGGGAGCTGACCCGGTTCCGGTTGCGGACCGGCCGGCTGAAGACGGAGTCCTGGTCGCTGTCCAGCTCCGACTCGGACATCATGAGGCTGGAGTTGTGCTCCGTGCTGCGGTGCTTCAGACCTGCGCAGGACAGGGGGGGTTACTGAGCCGGAACGTTCGGATCCGTCCCACAGAACCGCCATCTGGACTGGAAAAGGTTCTGACCGGACAGGTCCCTTCCCCAGAAAGGCTGGGATTGGCTTTCATCCACATCTGGATGAGACGCAAACCagtgttactttttaaattgcTACGCAGGAGGTTCAGCCCCGGATTAAACCCATATTAATCCCAGATCAACCCTGAATTAAACCCGTGTTAATCCCAGATTAAACCCGTATTAATCCCAGATCAACCCTGAATTAAACCCGTGTTAATCCCAGATTAAACCCGTATTAATCCCTGAATTAAACCCGTGTTAATCCCAGATTAAACCCATATTAATCCCAGATTAAACCTGTGTTAATCCCATATTAAACCTGTGTTAATCCCATATTAAACCTGTGTTAATCCCATATTAAACCTGTGTTAATCCCAGATTAAACCCGTGTTAATCCCAGATTAAACCCGTGTTAATCCCAGATTAACCCGTTAGTCGTATTTCTGCTCCTCCTGAATGTCGGATCAGGTCAGATTTTCATGTTTAGAGATTCTCTGCTGGTTTTGCTGCTAATTCCAGTAAAATTTCAATCAGAAATCCGGGAAAAGAGTGAATCCTGGTCACTCTGGGGTTTCCTGAAGGGCAGGGCGGTCCGGTCCGGGCCAGAACCTGCAGGGCCGGTGGACAAACTCACTGAATCTGGGCCGGAGCTCCAGCCGCTCCTGCTCGTCCATGTCGTCCAGGATGGTGTACCGGGTCTTCTTCCTGCCCTTCCTCTGCTTCTTCCTGCAGACACGCAGAACACCGAGTCGGACCCGGCGGATCCCGGACGGGATCCTGACCCAGTGGTCCAAACTCACCTCCGGCTGCAGCAGACGAAGGTCCAGCTGAGCGACAGGATGAGGACCATCGTCAGGAAGCTGCTCAGGATCACGAACAGAACCCTCCACTCTGAGGAcgagcagaaccgggtcagaggcCGACCATCTGTAGAGCCACCGGCTCAGGAGTCAGGATAGAAACCTTACCACAGTTACTCTCTCCGTCCCCGAGGTAGAGCCGGATCAGGTTCTCCGTCCAGAACGGGTCACAGGAGCACTGCTTGGTGATTGGTTCACACTGGCCCCGCCCTGAACAGCTCAGCTCGCACGCTAACGAAACAAATGACACCAGAACATAAACAAACATCCATTTCCTTtgtatccggggtcgggtcataaggtcagcagcctcaggaggcccagacttccctctccagcctcttccaggtcctccaggaaccccaaggcgttcccatagagagacatcgtccctccaggtgtcctgggtctcccctcctcccggtgggacctgaactcctcaccagggaggcgtccaggaggcatcctgaccagatgcccgagcctcaactggctcctctcgacgtggaggagcagcggctctactctgagtccctcccggatgaccgaNNNNNccagccaccctgcggaggaggaaacccatttcggccgcttgtacccgtgatctcgttctttcggtcatgacccaaagctcatgaccatagatgagggtgggaacgtagatcgaccggtaaatcgagagcttcgctttttggctcagctctctcttcaccacgacggaccggtacagcgccgcttcacggcagacgctgccccaatccgcctgtcgatctcccttcttccctcattatgaacaagatccccagatactgaAGCTCCTCCGATGCCAGCCAGTCCAACTCTCCCTGGAGCCCGACTTAccgccggcaatgcggaccctGACACGGGTCATATGGGGACCGGACAGCCGTATCAAAGGTACCTCATACCTTAAGGAGCTCTGAATCTTAACTATGTCCACTCCTGCTCCGCTCTTCTCATCAGGGGCGACTCCAGAATGACTCCAACGCTCTTCAAGGAAACGGTCAGAGCTGCACTGAGGTGAGTCCAACTATTTCAACTTCTCCACCAGCTTCTGTAGCCGAGGATCAGACGGCCCAAGTCCCTGCTTCCAGCACCACCCGTCCCACACTGCACCTGGCCCCTTTAGCCCCTCCCACAACACCTGGAAAGGGGTACCCATGTCTGCTTGTGGGTAAAAGCCAAGGCACCGGGAACTGGCCCGCGTGCCCCGGGTCCGGGCGAGGGAACCCTGGAATCTGGTGACCCTACAGGAGCCTGAGGCCCCTGATGGCGCCGCTGGGCCCTCAGACGCCTCCACTAGGTGGCAGCCTGGGACGGGCTGACCAtggacaaacaggaagtaaagctaagagccaatcagagtgaCCCAGCCAGGGGAACCATCTAAACATCCCCACATGTTCCCCGACGGTTCCACCCTAAAACATGAACCCGGACCGGCCGGGACCAGAACTTACCCACAGTGTCGACTCTCAGCACCTTGAATAGCAGGAAGTCGCTCTTGTCTCGGAGCAGCTGCTTCCTGAGCAGAACCACCAGGCTGGAGGCCGGGACGGGTCCGGTTGGGCCCTGGACCCAGAACTGCAGAACCGTGCTGAAACAGAACAGCAGAGCAGAGTTCTGATCTAACTAGCAGCCAGCAGGTACAGGTGCCGTGAGCGGCGTCTATTTGGGCCTGACCCGGTCCGGGTTCTGATACCTGAGTTGGGTCCGTCCCTGCAGCGCCCGGACCCGAATGTCCCGGTCCAGGACGTGGATCAGTGCGGCGAGCTGCCGGACCAGTGTGTCCCTCTGAGCCACGCTTACCTGAGACACTGCCACCAGCATCTCCAGCTCCACCTGCTGGCCGCCGCCTGGTTCTGCACAAACCAACGCAGAGGTCCGTTTACCCTcagaacctcagcagaacctGCGCTGAGCGGCGGCCTACCTGGCCGGACTTCCACGGTGGCAGTGGCGGTGCTGACCCGGGCCTGAGCGTCCGTCACCCTCACCTGGAACAGGTAGGTTCCCTCCACCAGGTCCGACAGGTACAGGACGCGCCGGGTCTCCGAGCCGAACAGAACCTCCTGCACAGAACCGGGAGGTTACCTGAGCGCGCCATTTGGGCCTAAACCGTTGAGAGCGGGCGGTACCCCGGCTGCTGGACTCTGGCTGTCCCTGCTCCACCGGTACTGGACCTCCGTCTGGTCTCCGTCAGTAACCGACCCCTCCAGAACCACGGAGTTGTtgggcagaaccagaacatggcTGCCGCTGGCGTGCGCCACTGGAGGAAGACTGCGGGCTGCAGGGGGAAGGAGACAGGTAgtaccaaacagaaccagaacctacaGCAGAACTCACCTTCCTGGACCCGCACCGACAGAAGGGCGCTgtctgtcgccccctgctggtccgACACAGTCAGCTTGAACGCGTAGCGCCCCGCTCTTAGGCCcgtcgccatggcaaccgccCTGTCGGCATCCTGCAGCCGCAACCCAGGAGGACCGCTGCGGACACAGGTGGCAGAGAGTCCGTCAGGTACCGAGccgccggttctggttccggtccaaAGAGCTGCTCACCTCACCACCTCCCAGCTGTAGCCGCTAACGCCGCGGTCGTCGGTGCTGCCGCTGCCGTTGAGCAACAGGCTGGCACTCAGAGGGAGAACCAGACGGAGGTCCGGACCCACAGCGGCCAGAGGGGCTCGGTTCGGCCCCTGGGGTTCTGCTGGGGCCGCAGGACAGACAGAACCTCAGAGAAAGAACCAGCTGAAACGATCAGAACCGGGCTGCAGAGACCCGAGATGAAGACCAGCAGGGTCCAGCCAGGGCCGCTGCTAGCCACCGGGCGGCTAACAGCCTAGCTGTAGCGGCTAACAACAGCGGCTAACAGCCTAGCTGTAGCGGCTAACAACAGCGGCTAACAGCCTAGCTGTAGCGGCTAACAACAGCGGCTAACAGCCTAGCTGTAGCGGTTAACAGCCTAGCTGTAGTGGCTAACAGCCTAGCTGTAGCGGCTAACAGCAGCGGCTAACAGCCTAGCTGTAGCGGCTAACAGCAGCGGCTAACAGCCTAGCTGTAGCGGCTAACAGCAGCGGCTAACAGCCTAGCTGTTCGGCTAACAGCAGCGGCTAACAGCCTAGCTGTAGCGGCTAACAGCCTAGCTGCAGGTTTTTGTGTATGTTTGTTtcccagaaaaagaaaataaacttttaaggaaaaagttattatgataactaataaataaaaatcagttcagAGTCAGAACGAGAGCCTGGCAGAACCGGACcaacaggaaccagaaccaggtcgACATACCTGCAGTAGTCGGGGGGAGAGCGGCTGAGgaggagaggtcagaggtcacctggATCAGCGGGTCTGTGGTTGGAGCCTGGAGAACCTTCAGAGGTTCtgtcagaacaaaaacaactccaGCATTAAGCTTctgtccagaaccagaacccttTGCAGAACTTTGGATCAGACCTGAAGTTCTGTTCCCGGCTTCAGAAGAACCGGTTGGTTCTGATGTCACAGTGGCGCCGAGGTCCACCGGATCCACCAGGTCCCCCATGGGATGACCTGCTGGAAGACGGTCCAGATCAGGCCGgacagaaccaccagaaccagaaccagaacccgaccCAACATCAAGCATTTCTGCAGGTGGTTCTGACCCGCTCAAAGGGATTTTCACGTTCTGCATCTTTAAAGGCAGCCACAAAACAACcctggttaccatggcaacagccaAAGAACAGGTTCTGGCCCAGTTGGGACGGTTTGGgtctttgaaaaatattttaaattaaaccagGAAGTGAATGTTGTCACATGACTGAATGTCCAATCAGAGGGCAGAACCCGGGTCCAGTCCAGACCCGAATCAGAGTCTCCTACCTGGGCGCACCGTGGTCCTGATGACATCACCAGGCGAGGTCATGTGACCCGTAGGGGCGGGGTCAGCGACAGGCGCCGCAGACGGAGGAAACTCGGGTCTCTGACTTCCTGCCTGGAGAAGAGGAGCATGAGGTTCTACAGGTTCTGTTCAAAAGAACCTCCATcgttgttctggttctgatctaaCTGCAGACCCTATAgagctggttctgttggttctgaccCGGGTCTTCACTCACCGTTCCCTCTGCTGCAGCCGGACCAGCtggttctgtggttctggtccGCTCCTCCTGACCcgcggttctggttccggtcaGGTTGCTGTCTGACTCCGCCCCTCCAGGATCCGCTTCCTGTGATTGGTTAAACGCGTCCCGGAACCAATCCGCCTCCAGGTCCGCCGGGTCGGACCAGGTCGGGTCGGGGCCGTCGAACAGAACCGGGCCCCTGAGGGCCTCCAGGTCGCCGCCGGGCCGCCGCGTCCGGCCAAACGGTGCCGGCCTCCCCAGGGACCGCAGCAGGGAGCGGGCCGGACGCTGCAGGAAGGCCAGAACCGAGTCGGCGCCGGGTCGGACCCGGGGTTGGCAGTcggccccctgctggcagcTCAGGACGTAGCAGCGGCCCTGAAAGCGCCAGGCCAGGTCGCAGCCTGGGAGGCCGCAGCACGCCGCCACACACCGTTGGAGCGACGCCGCGGCCGGGACGCGCACGATGCCGCTGCTGTCCGCCGCCGGGGTCACCACGGCCCCCGGGAAGGTCGCCCCCTGCCAGCAGGGCGGCGCCACTGCAGCTGCAACACAACcagcagaggaagagaaggagagacGGGTCATCAGCTGAAAGGTTtcagatgcttttattttgaaggttctGCCTGAAATCTAAAACATTCTTCTCCCATGAGCAGCAGAACCTTCTGGGTCCAAACCAGGATCTGATGGGTTAAACAGAACCTTTAGGTCCAGGTTctccagaaccagtcagaaccaaaCCAACCGGAAGTGAATGAGCTATGATGCGTCTCTCTGCTCTCTGGTTggtcagaaaacaggaaatgggaGACAGAACGGGTTAAATCCAAAAGGTTCTGAATATTTTACCGGGTCAGAACCATGATTGATCTATGCTGACAAAAATCTGGAAGATTATCGATGAGAAACTAAATCAGTAAAAATCCTCTAAGaa
Coding sequences within:
- the kiaa0319 gene encoding dyslexia-associated protein KIAA0319 homolog isoform X3; protein product: MRNNNFRPIMSRCGTTEPNYAAADPHSATMWRKTVLLLLLLHIMEAAVAPPCWQGATFPGAVVTPAADSSGIVRVPAAASLQRCVAACCGLPGCDLAWRFQGRCYVLSCQQGADCQPRVRPGADSVLAFLQRPARSLLRSLGRPAPFGRTRRPGGDLEALRGPVLFDGPDPTWSDPADLEADWFRDAFNQSQEADPGGAESDSNLTGTRTAGQEERTRTTEPAGPAAAEGTAGSQRPEFPPSAAPVADPAPTGHMTSPGDVIRTTVRPGHPMGDLVDPVDLGATVTSEPTGSSEAGNRTSEPLKVLQAPTTDPLIQVTSDLSSSAALPPTTAAEPQGPNRAPLAAVGPDLRLVLPLSASLLLNGSGSTDDRGVSGYSWEVVSGPPGLRLQDADRAVAMATGLRAGRYAFKLTVSDQQGATDSALLSVRVQEARSLPPVAHASGSHVLVLPNNSVVLEGSVTDGDQTEVQYRWSRDSQSPAAGEVLFGSETRRVLYLSDLVEGTYLFQVRVTDAQARVSTATATVEVRPEPGGGQQVELEMLVAVSQVSVAQRDTLVRQLAALIHVLDRDIRVRALQGRTQLSTVLQFWVQGPTGPVPASSLVVLLRKQLLRDKSDFLLFKVLRVDTVACELSCSGRGQCEPITKQCSCDPFWTENLIRLYLGDGESNCEWRVLFVILSSFLTMVLILSLSWTFVCCSRRKKQRKGRKKTRYTILDDMDEQERLELRPRFSLKHRSTEHNSSLMMSESELDSDQDSVFSRPVRNRNRVSSRAARNGNAFG
- the kiaa0319 gene encoding dyslexia-associated protein KIAA0319 homolog isoform X1, which encodes MRNNNFRPIMSRCGTTEPNYAAADPHSATMWRKTVLLLLLLHIMEAAVAPPCWQGATFPGAVVTPAADSSGIVRVPAAASLQRCVAACCGLPGCDLAWRFQGRCYVLSCQQGADCQPRVRPGADSVLAFLQRPARSLLRSLGRPAPFGRTRRPGGDLEALRGPVLFDGPDPTWSDPADLEADWFRDAFNQSQEADPGGAESDSNLTGTRTAGQEERTRTTEPAGPAAAEGTAGSQRPEFPPSAAPVADPAPTGHMTSPGDVIRTTVRPAGHPMGDLVDPVDLGATVTSEPTGSSEAGNRTSEPLKVLQAPTTDPLIQVTSDLSSSAALPPTTAAEPQGPNRAPLAAVGPDLRLVLPLSASLLLNGSGSTDDRGVSGYSWEVVSGPPGLRLQDADRAVAMATGLRAGRYAFKLTVSDQQGATDSALLSVRVQEARSLPPVAHASGSHVLVLPNNSVVLEGSVTDGDQTEVQYRWSRDSQSPAAGEVLFGSETRRVLYLSDLVEGTYLFQVRVTDAQARVSTATATVEVRPEPGGGQQVELEMLVAVSQVSVAQRDTLVRQLAALIHVLDRDIRVRALQGRTQLSTVLQFWVQGPTGPVPASSLVVLLRKQLLRDKSDFLLFKVLRVDTVACELSCSGRGQCEPITKQCSCDPFWTENLIRLYLGDGESNCEWRVLFVILSSFLTMVLILSLSWTFVCCSRRKKQRKGRKKTRYTILDDMDEQERLELRPRFSLKHRSTEHNSSLMMSESELDSDQDSVFSRPVRNRNRVSSRAARNGNAFG
- the kiaa0319 gene encoding dyslexia-associated protein KIAA0319 homolog isoform X2; the encoded protein is MRNNNFRPIMSRCGTTEPNYAAADPHSATMWRKTVLLLLLLHIMEAAVAPPCWQGATFPGAVVTPAADSSGIVRVPAAASLQRCVAACCGLPGCDLAWRFQGRCYVLSCQQGADCQPRVRPGADSVLAFLQRPARSLLRSLGRPAPFGRTRRPGGDLEALRGPVLFDGPDPTWSDPADLEADWFRDAFNQSQEADPGGAESDSNLTGTRTAGQEERTRTTEPAGPAAAEGTAGSQRPEFPPSAAPVADPAPTGHMTSPGDVIRTTVRPAGHPMGDLVDPVDLGATVTSEPTGSSEAGNRTSEPLKVLQAPTTDPLIQVTSDLSSSAALPPTTAEPQGPNRAPLAAVGPDLRLVLPLSASLLLNGSGSTDDRGVSGYSWEVVSGPPGLRLQDADRAVAMATGLRAGRYAFKLTVSDQQGATDSALLSVRVQEARSLPPVAHASGSHVLVLPNNSVVLEGSVTDGDQTEVQYRWSRDSQSPAAGEVLFGSETRRVLYLSDLVEGTYLFQVRVTDAQARVSTATATVEVRPEPGGGQQVELEMLVAVSQVSVAQRDTLVRQLAALIHVLDRDIRVRALQGRTQLSTVLQFWVQGPTGPVPASSLVVLLRKQLLRDKSDFLLFKVLRVDTVACELSCSGRGQCEPITKQCSCDPFWTENLIRLYLGDGESNCEWRVLFVILSSFLTMVLILSLSWTFVCCSRRKKQRKGRKKTRYTILDDMDEQERLELRPRFSLKHRSTEHNSSLMMSESELDSDQDSVFSRPVRNRNRVSSRAARNGNAFG
- the kiaa0319 gene encoding dyslexia-associated protein KIAA0319 homolog isoform X4, with the protein product MWRKTVLLLLLLHIMEAAVAPPCWQGATFPGAVVTPAADSSGIVRVPAAASLQRCVAACCGLPGCDLAWRFQGRCYVLSCQQGADCQPRVRPGADSVLAFLQRPARSLLRSLGRPAPFGRTRRPGGDLEALRGPVLFDGPDPTWSDPADLEADWFRDAFNQSQEADPGGAESDSNLTGTRTAGQEERTRTTEPAGPAAAEGTAGSQRPEFPPSAAPVADPAPTGHMTSPGDVIRTTVRPAGHPMGDLVDPVDLGATVTSEPTGSSEAGNRTSEPLKVLQAPTTDPLIQVTSDLSSSAALPPTTAAEPQGPNRAPLAAVGPDLRLVLPLSASLLLNGSGSTDDRGVSGYSWEVVSGPPGLRLQDADRAVAMATGLRAGRYAFKLTVSDQQGATDSALLSVRVQEARSLPPVAHASGSHVLVLPNNSVVLEGSVTDGDQTEVQYRWSRDSQSPAAGEVLFGSETRRVLYLSDLVEGTYLFQVRVTDAQARVSTATATVEVRPEPGGGQQVELEMLVAVSQVSVAQRDTLVRQLAALIHVLDRDIRVRALQGRTQLSTVLQFWVQGPTGPVPASSLVVLLRKQLLRDKSDFLLFKVLRVDTVACELSCSGRGQCEPITKQCSCDPFWTENLIRLYLGDGESNCEWRVLFVILSSFLTMVLILSLSWTFVCCSRRKKQRKGRKKTRYTILDDMDEQERLELRPRFSLKHRSTEHNSSLMMSESELDSDQDSVFSRPVRNRNRVSSRAARNGNAFG